TGCACCACCATAATTTGGTGATAGTAAACACAAAAGTATCCCAAGTCATCAGTGTAAAGTGAACTGATAATTGGTTCTGCACTTCTCTTTCCTCTTCAGGGGAAAGGAAAGAACTgtataaaaggaaaagaaaaagggaatttACTATCCAGTAAGGTTCTAGGACCCCAGAGCAGATAACCGATGCTAGTGGTTAGGTGCCTTTGATTGACATGTAAATGAAATACATGTTGAGAAAAATCTCacattaaaaacacaaaaataacaACATGCCTTTGAGATAGTTTTATCATAGGTATTTAGGACATTGAGGGAAGGTTGTTTTCAGTTGCAGGGGAATCATGTTTAACTGCAATGAGTACCCATATATCACTTGAAAGATTGTTGTGCTAATAAGATCAGATACTTGTGAACCACTTAGCACATCACAAGATTAGTAGATACACGAGAACCACAAAACAACAATGCTTAGCGGTTCAAAAGAAGTTGAGAAAGAACTGTGCTTACTGAGAACAGTCATTGTAGCACTTCTCTGCTTGCTTTAAGTCATGAGCATAAAGATACACGATCACTGCACTAAGATACGCCTGAAATTAAAGAAGCCAGTAATGTCATTGATAAAGCAGCCCTTCAATAATAAGAAGAAAGCCAGTGCAAAACATGTAAATGGAAAAGTAGTCACTTGTGCAGCAGACAATAGCAAATGAGATCTACACCTATAATGCTTCATCGGATTAACTTAGTATCACACCTGTATAAGGATATTCTTTTTTCGAtccaaaagaaatataaaatataaaataaacttaagtaGAACTGTGTTGCATTCCGCATTATTTAAGTAAGAAGCATTCTATTAGGTTATGATTGTTCTCCGGCGTGGAAGCTTCACAGTACTTAAAAAATCTGATTAACAAGTCAGTTTGTTGGTGAAACAAGTATCTGacatataatatacaaattgGACATTTAATATGTAGGGAAATAATTTGGGTGCAAAATATGATGTCACACCTTGCATTGACTATTTGTAGCATTGCACTTATCAGCTGCTAAGCCCAATTTCAAAAGGAAAGCTACAGCATCTGTGTACCTGAGGATATCAAAACCATAAGTGACTCCTATCCCTACAAGGTTTGCTTATATGCCTATGAAAAGATTTCCCAAATTTACAGGCATTCCAACACATGAATCCAGCGCATGCTGCCAGTGGTAAACATAGACTAGTAGCATAACTAAACTCTACAATTAAAGGCCAACAATTGCTTgaaaaatagtagcaacaaaATGCCCTAGCTTCAGTCTACTCAACTAGAACTCCCTAGTTCTAGAGTGGGGTCAATGCAACATAAATGCATTTGGAAATCCTCTAGCGAAATACGAAAACAAAAAGAGTTTCTTGTTCCCTATTTTAACTATGACTTAATGTTCATATgcttgcaaaaataaaattcatggtCCAGTTTTTGTTCCTGCTGCTCTTTCATTTTAAGAAATAGCAGTATTAATGTTACGAATATATTGGAGCATAAGATGTAAAATGGTGttactttctttttctcaatatCAGTATCTCAATATATTAAGAAGATGCAAAAGCTTACTTCTCAAGTTTTACATAAATATTAGTGACAGCATGATATAGATCAAGGGCCATCTGTTCCTTTCGATCATCTTCAAGAAGAACACAGGCATCACTATACAGTTTAATGGCATCACTAGGCAAAGCATCTTCCACAGCACTACGTAAGACCAAATAATTAAGAAAGAAAACCACATAAGTAATGGTCATTTCGattcatttgaaaataattcaaagTAACAAATACACACATAACGAAGACAAAAAAATATTGACAACCCTCCTCGAATATTCATTTGAATGCATattcatttgaaatttcaaaaaatgcTTCACATCCACAATGCTGGGGCTATGCACTGAGATTCTAATATTTCCTCTTTGTTTTCTCTTCCTCGACTCTTTACCATCCAATTATggatttcatgtttttcaaTGGTGAGACTAAAAATGAATGCTACTGTTTCtgtttttttccattttcatggCTATTcaggcttttaattttgtaatttgtagCCTTCAAGGAACATTGTTCTAGCTTAGCTTGTAATTTTCATGGTATGTACCCTAGTGCCTGTCTTATAAAGGGGAAAAACGGAAGGttgaattatgttatttaaaataacCAAGAAAATATCATGAAAAAATCCGGAAAAAATAGTGTAAAAGCAATGTCCATACCGGGCAGCTTTGGCGAGTGAATCCGATGCAAATTGTGGTCTGTCACACTGCATGTATAACTCGGATGCCTTTCTATAAAAGTCAATAACTTCAGTCCAGTTGCGTAGTTCCTTTGCTAGTGCAGCAGCAGACTCCATGCTTTTAGCTGCATCCCAGGGACTGATTTTCTTATAAAGGATgtcaaaaatgataaatatttacttcTTCGGTACATTTGCAGATCCATTAACAAACCCTCTTTTATCTGGATTCGGAGACCTATCGAAGTCTTTCAAGTTATAATCGTTTGGGCTGGGCGAAGTACATATATGGTGAATTGCAAAACATGgattataataataaaggatACGAGGATAGCATCTCTCGTCCTTTGGAAGCTTTCTCGAATGCCAACTTAGCCTTCTCATAATCTTTGGAAACTCGAAATCCATTGGCTACAAGGAACATGAACATCAATGAACAATGACATTTGCAGATtggattttgatataaaaacaACTAATGCTATTTTTAATGACAAAAATCTTAGATGTTGAATAATAGTAAAAAGATAGCATTACCAGCTTGTTCATACAAACGGGTAGCACTTTCCCAATCAGCACTCCACCTTGTAAGGCTTAGCGTTGTTCTATAACAATAACACACACACATGCATATATAAGAGTAATACGTTAAGTACGTTTTTTTGAATTCAAGTTGGaggataaaatttgatttttccatttttttgcTTTTCCCCTCcaattgatttgataaaattaacaCTACAAAGGATACGATTGGATTAAAATGTAAGAATTATGTAGAGGAAAGGAGGCTTACAAATTGTCGGCTTTGGAGATGAGCTTGCCGGGATCGGAACCGGACATTGCGTCGGAGTTTCTCTAAATGGAATTTGATTGGATTTCCTTTTATGAAATTACACCTACACAAGCATTAGAAGttcataacaaaaaaaaacagttaatgtaaattttaaataggtAGTTAAAAACATGTGtaattaaatagtttttttttattgaattcgCATATTTCTAACTATGTtccaatttaaatcataaattagcATAATGATCTATTTAgccctcaatttttttaaaaatgttattttaactttccatttaatttttttgtccttttagTCGTTGaacttacaattttttaaatcataccaaaatgaattgaaaagttAACATAGCATGCATGTGGATTGCACATAGATGATATGTTagcatttaattaagttttaaaattttaaaatattttttatatttttaatattttaaaaaatattgatgtgTTACCCACATGATAATTATGCTTATGTcacataaacaaaattaaaaatagttaaattttctttcattttaaggtaatttgattaaaaacataaatttaatagccaaaaagacaaaaaaattaaatagaagattatatgatttttataaaatttaaaggtgaAATAAATCCTTAtgtctttaaataaaataaattttaaaatatcaaatcaaaataaa
This sequence is a window from Gossypium raimondii isolate GPD5lz chromosome 5, ASM2569854v1, whole genome shotgun sequence. Protein-coding genes within it:
- the LOC105765985 gene encoding gamma-soluble NSF attachment protein, with protein sequence MSGSDPGKLISKADNLTTLSLTRWSADWESATRLYEQAANGFRVSKDYEKAKLAFEKASKGREMLSSPWDAAKSMESAAALAKELRNWTEVIDFYRKASELYMQCDRPQFASDSLAKAARAVEDALPSDAIKLYSDACVLLEDDRKEQMALDLYHAVTNIYVKLEKYTDAVAFLLKLGLAADKCNATNSQCKAYLSAVIVYLYAHDLKQAEKCYNDCSQIDAFLRSDQNRFAGKLLSAYKEGDVEEIKRVAQSRSITNLDSVIIKLARKLPTGDVAAFKTNAAIGEEEALDENDLK